In Hyperolius riggenbachi isolate aHypRig1 chromosome 10, aHypRig1.pri, whole genome shotgun sequence, a genomic segment contains:
- the PANK1 gene encoding pantothenate kinase 1 isoform X2 has product MKLIDGKKHSFPWFGMDIGGTLVKLVYFEPKDITAEEEQEEVENLKSIRKYLTSNTAYGKTGIRDVHLELKNLTMCGRKGNLHFIRFPTCAMHRFIQMGSEKNFSSLHTTLCATGGGAYKFEEDFRMIADLQLHKLDELDCLIQGLLYVDSVGFNGRPECYYFENPTDPEQCQKKPYCLDNPYPMLLVNIGSGVSILAVYSKDNYKRVTGTSLGGGTFLGLCCLLTGCETFEEALEMAAKGDSTNVDKLVKDIYGGDYERFSLQGSAVASSFGHMMSKEKRDTISKEDLARATLVTITNNIGSIARMCALNENIDRVLFVGNFLRINMVSMKLLSYAMDYWSKGQLKALFLEHEGYFGAVGALLELLKLNDDH; this is encoded by the exons CCTTCCCATGGTTTGGCATGGACATTGGTGGAACTTTGGTGAAGCTCGTCTACTTTGAGCCCAAAGACATCACAGCAGAAGAAGAGCAAGAAGAGGTTGAAAACCTGAAAAGCATAAGAAAATACTTGACATCAAATACAGCCTATGGCAAAACTGGAATTCGGGATGTCCACTTGGAACTGAAAAACCTGACCATGTGCGGCCGTAAAGGCAATTTGCACTTTATCCGCTTCCCCACCTGTGCTATGCATAGGTTTATTCAGATGGGGAGTGAGAAGAACTTCTCCAGCTTACACACTACACTATGTGCCACAGGAGGCGGGGCTTACAAGTTCGAAGAGGACTTTAGGATG ATAGCTGACCTCCAGCTCCATAAACTGGATGAATTGGACTGCTTGATCCAAGGCCTGCTGTATGTGGACTCGGTGGGATTTAACGGCCGACCAGAGTGCTACTACTTTGAAAACCCAACGGACCCAGAACAGTGTCAGAAGAAGCCATATTGCCTTGACAACCCTTACCCCATGTTGCTGGTTAATATAGGGTCGGGAGTCAGCATCCTTGCAGTATATTCTAAAGACAACTATAAGAGAGTAACTGGGACCAG TCTGGGAGGAGGAACATTCCTTGGCCTGTGTTGTTTGCTGACGGGGTGTGAAACATTCGAGGAAGCCTTGGAAATGGCTGCTAAAGGAGACAGCACGAATGTCGACAAGCTTGTGAAAGACATCTACGGGGGTGACTACGAACGCTTCAGCCTCCAGGGCTCTGCTGTGGCTTCAAG ttttgGCCACATGATGAGCAAAGAAAAACGAGACACAATCAGCAAAGAGGACTTGGCAAGAGCGACATTGGTTACCATTACAAACAACATAGGATCCATTGCCCGTATGTGTGCTCTCAATGAG AACATTGACAGAGTATTATTTGTGGGGAACTTTCTACGAATCAACATGGTTTCAATGAAGCTGCTATCTTATGCCATGGATTACTGGTCGAAAGGACAGCTCAAAGCCCTTTTCCTGGAGCACGag GGTTACTTTGGAGCCGTTGGGGCCCTTCTGGAGCTGCTGAAGCTGAATGATGATCATTGA